The Actinopolymorpha sp. NPDC004070 region AGCGCCACTTCGTGGAGAGCATCGCCGGGGCTGTGAAGGGGTGACCACATAACCCGGTCGCAGTGATCACCGAACCACCGAAGGAGTTTCTCATGCCTTATCGACACAGCAACGGGACGCAGTTCAGCAGGCGCCGTGTGCTGGGGCTCATCGGCGCGGCCGGCGCCGCACTCGCCACCGGCTGTCAGGTGGACACCGGCAGCGGTGGCGGCAACGGCAGTGGCACTGGCGCCGGGAAGGCGGCGAAGGGAAGCGATCCGAAGGCGATCAAGTTCCCCGATCTCCCGGGCAAGCTGCCGAGTGGTGACGCCACCTTCCGGTGGGTCGACAGTGGCGACCTGAAGTCGGTGTGGGAGCGGAGCGTGCTGGACGCGTTCACCGCCAAGCACTCCCACATCAAGACGCAGTACGACGGCAACGGCTGGGACAACGTCAACCAGGTCGTACCGCTCGGGATCAGGAACAAGAGTGCTCCGGACGTCTTCGCGCTGCCCCAGGACGTGCCCCCGCAGGTCGCGATCAACGAGGGGTGGGTTCGTCCGATCGACGACCTGATTCCCGACTTCGAGACCTGGCGTTCGCGATTCGGACCCGACGTGCTGGTCCCGGGCGTCAGCATCTTCAACGACCGGGTGTACAGCTGGCCGATCTCGTCGAACCGGCGCCTGGAACGGATGTCCATCTTCGACACCGAGGTGATGAAGGCCGCCGGCTACGACGACCCCGGCGCCCAGATCACCACCTGGGACGAACTCACCACCGCGCTGACCAAGGTCCGTAAGACCGGCAAGGCCGGCCTGATGGCCGGTGGCGACGGACTTGGCGGCATCGTCAGCTACCTTGCGGTGACCGCCGGCTGGCGCGGCCTCCCGGTCAACGGCATGGACATGCGGACCGGGCAGTACGCCTACACCGCCGACGGGTTCATGGCTGCCTACGAGCTGTTCGACAAGCTCGTCACCGACAAGCTCGTCGTGTCGGGGTTCGTCACGTTGCTGGAGAAGGACGCCCGGGCACAGATGACCGCGGGGAAGTCCGGAATGATCTTCAACGGGCCGTGGGACATCCCGGCCTGGAAGAAGGCGGCTCCCGACTGGAAGTACGACATCGCGTCACTCCCGTCACCGAATGGCAAGCCGTTCCTGGTTCCGTTCCTGGAGGGCAGCAACTCCAGTTGGGTGTACGCGCACACGAAGCTCCCGACCGTGGTCGGTCAGATCCTTTCGTACATGGGGTCTCCCGAGGGGCAGAAGATGATGGTCGTCCTCAGCGAGGGAAATCTGCAGTCACTGCAGCCCGAGGCGAACAAGGCAGCGGACCAGCCGGGTCTGCTGGACCCGCAGGCCAAGGCCGCCGTGTCGCTCGCCAGGCGAAGCATGCACGTGGCACCGCGTCCGGAGCTCCGCAACACCGACGTGGCGAAGGTGAACATCGCCCTGAAGGTGGTCACCCCGAACCTGAAGGACGTCATGCAGGGCCTGGTCACCGGCCAGCTGAGCAATCCGGCCAAGCAGTTCGCGACGCTGCAGTCCAAGCTGGACGCCGCACTGGACGCCGCCATCGCGGCCGCGAAGAAGAAGGGATCGACGGCAACCCGGGACGACTACGCGTTCGGCAACTGGGATCCGGCGAAGGACTACACCAGCGAGGACTACAAGGCGCTCAAGTGACGGCGCCGCCGTTCAGATGCGGTCGGCAACTCGACCCAGCGGCGTCAGATGGTCACGGCCCGGAAACTCTCGGCGAACTCGGCGCCGATCATCTCCCCAGCAGTCCGCATCGTCTTCTGCATCGAGGACCAGCTCGAACTGTCGAACGTCCATGCCGGCCGCCCCGGACGCTCGCCGTACTGGCTGACATGGCACTGGAAAGCGCGGACCTTCTGCTCGACCACGCCGGTGGTGTCGATGTACCGGTTGGCGTCCTGGGCGGTCGCGATCCAGATGTCGTCGACACGGTGCGGCGCCAGCCCCT contains the following coding sequences:
- a CDS encoding ABC transporter substrate-binding protein, with the translated sequence MPYRHSNGTQFSRRRVLGLIGAAGAALATGCQVDTGSGGGNGSGTGAGKAAKGSDPKAIKFPDLPGKLPSGDATFRWVDSGDLKSVWERSVLDAFTAKHSHIKTQYDGNGWDNVNQVVPLGIRNKSAPDVFALPQDVPPQVAINEGWVRPIDDLIPDFETWRSRFGPDVLVPGVSIFNDRVYSWPISSNRRLERMSIFDTEVMKAAGYDDPGAQITTWDELTTALTKVRKTGKAGLMAGGDGLGGIVSYLAVTAGWRGLPVNGMDMRTGQYAYTADGFMAAYELFDKLVTDKLVVSGFVTLLEKDARAQMTAGKSGMIFNGPWDIPAWKKAAPDWKYDIASLPSPNGKPFLVPFLEGSNSSWVYAHTKLPTVVGQILSYMGSPEGQKMMVVLSEGNLQSLQPEANKAADQPGLLDPQAKAAVSLARRSMHVAPRPELRNTDVAKVNIALKVVTPNLKDVMQGLVTGQLSNPAKQFATLQSKLDAALDAAIAAAKKKGSTATRDDYAFGNWDPAKDYTSEDYKALK